A segment of the Hyperolius riggenbachi isolate aHypRig1 chromosome 8, aHypRig1.pri, whole genome shotgun sequence genome:
GTACGCCACAAACTATACTGTGTTGCGGCGTAGCTTCTGCTTGAAGGAAGGTAGCGTGGGGAGTGGTGAGTACAGTATGGGTGTTGCGATGCTGAGAAAGTTTATTAACTGGCTGCCAGGTAAGCTTCAGACTAGCGACAATCAGTTTTTCACTATACTGCCGATGTTTCCTGTCGGAAATAGTAAGAAATAATGTTACTCATATTAAAAACCAGACCATCCCTTAACAAAAAAACCTTGTTTATTGAACAAATGTAAACATATTTGACATTCCTCATTGTGCACAGCTTCATagaattatgttttttttattttacaggaaGTAATTTGGACATCAGAGTGTACTTGGTGCAATGGTTACCTGCAACGGATCTAGCATATGGAACATACAGAGGAAAACGTTTCCAACACTAGTACTGCTGGTTTTATCCACTGTAATTGTACCTCTGCTGTACACAGTGCATTAACCCAAATGTGTTGCTTTTTTTGCACATGTGCAAACTGGTACTTACATTAACTGTACTCTTTCTGTAATGGAAGATGTATAATTTGACTTTGAAAGTGTAATGTGCAAAGTACTTAAACCTGAATCATTTAGCAGTGGTCATTTATGAGAGTTTATTTTTTAGCCCAAACACGGCCTAAACATAAGGTACAAAGCCAAATTACTCATCTCTGAATACATAAGGCACTAAAATAACACAACTACCCTCCCATTAAGTTATTTGTATTGGTTTACGACAGGTGTGTTATCCATTGCACGTTTACATTGAACTCCATTAAAGTGCctgatgcttaaagggacacttggtcaaacaaaaaaaaaaaaaagttttactcacctatggcttccattagccctctgcagctgtccggtgccctcgctgtctccctccgattcgCCTGGCCCCGccgacagccacttcctgtttcagtgacaggaactgacaggctggggacgcgagtgattcttcgcgttcccagacacattagcaccctctatgctgctataagtTATATGATATatactatagcagcatagatggcgctattgtggccaggaatgcgaagaatcactcgtgtccccagcctgtcagctcctgtcaccgaaacaggaagtggctgcccgcggggccaggaggatcggagggagatggcgagggaagcggacagctgcagcgggctattggaagccccaggtgagtaaaactcttcttTTTGTTACTTAACTGTCCATTTAAGTTAAGACAGTTGTTGGCAATTATGACCCATTGCCATACTTGTTTACAAGAACCATATGTTCTGAAACATCTTTGCAAAAACTATAATACAAACATATCCCATATTGTTAATGGTGGTCCACATGTTGTATGTTCTTACAACATCTGTACCATTTTATCATTTTCTTATTAAGTTTAACTATTTTGGATGCTATTGCATTCCAACTGTCTATTCCTTTACGGAACTATGATTGTACCTTTTGGGGgggtggaggtggtggtggtagtaatGAGTTTTGGTTGCAAGGAATGCTGTTGAAGCTGAAAAGACATACCTTTATTACAGCGAATGTGAACCACAGAGATAGAAATTACATAATAAAAagaatacttacctaagtagactgAAGGGTCTGGGTCTCAtggagccttctgtctcctctgttGGTGCTCTCTATACTGTGCTTTCCCCCCCCGCCCACCTTTCAATCACCCGTCGAAAGGGTTTTTCTTAAGTCTTCGCTAGCCGTGTCGTGCCGAACATTTGCTGCTCTAAACTTTACAGGTGTGAGTGTGTAACAGAGCGTGCGTGCTTAGTCGCCATACAGGCCACTCCTTCAGGAGCATTCAGGCTTTCTGAAGAGTTCTGTATTCACCTTTGACCAAGCAAACATACTATTTGACTAATGAAGGAGATTACTACTCAGCCGTTGAATAACTTTAGTCATATATTGCAACAGTGCAAGACAGCACTGtaatgaggggaccaggagaggaggggaAAGGCTGAAAAATACCCtcatccttccctctccttggctaACTATCTGTCAGATTTTTTGAAATGCACTTCCCATTATATTTAGAAGGAATGTAGGCCGTAGACCAGCCATGGGCATActgggccctccagctgttaaggaactacaagtcccacaatgcacttcTGGAGTCTGACTGGCACAGTCATGACTGAAgtctaatgcattgtgggacttgtagttccgtaatagATGGAGGGCCCAGTTTGACCATGCCTGCCTTATACGGTTGTGTATGCGCACTACACTTGCATATAGAACAACTATAATGATGGTATTATCATAGGTTGTGAGTGCCTAAGTCAAATCAGCTAGTGTGCTTGATGATTTACTTACATATCCTTCAGGAACATACACTGGCAAAAGAAGGAAATGTAAGTTTTGTGATTATAATCTTTTAAACACATCATAAGTGACAAAAAACTCCCTTGGAGGGTGCAGACCTCATTAAGGACAAGCCTATGGACCGTATCAAAACTCCCCTTGTCCTTCTGTGACCGAAGGTGGTGTCATTGCAGGCCATGTAACGTACAGGTTTCAACTTCTTGTCATGTGCAATATTTTACCTGTCTGCATGCAGCTGGGTTGTTGCAGCTGTTGTAATGCAGATAGGCTTGAGTCAAGTATCTTCGTTGGGCCAATTTTTTGGAATAGCCTAGTAAAACCGTTCAACTATAGTAATCCAATGGAGATTGGAGATTGTTCTCTATCTGTATCCAAGTAACGCATATCAAGAGCATGCGCTACAAAGGAGGTGAATATGAAAGGGATAATGTATTGTGGTCGGAGGCAAATGAGTTGAAATTACCCGAGGCTACTAATGCTCCGCCGCAGACATGCTGTGCCCAAGCAGCCACTCACCAGTGCTCCTGCACCGCCTCTAGTTCACTTCGGGAATGTCATACTTGACACTGTGAAAACCACTACGACTGCAAAGCTGTGTCCTGCCTCCAAtgaacgtcaccaggagcgtagtgCCAAGGTATAGACCGTACTTGGACTGCATAATACACTCCAGTGAACATCAATGTGAGCACGGACAAAGCAATGCGTGCGCATTGGTTTGTacactgtaaagtctgaaattccataagttaaccggaggtggggccggagcatcaatgAGTGGCTGCGCGTGCAAAGGACACGCGTGGGGGCCCAGACCATTGTTGAgtggttgcgcgggcacaggatatctgcgggggaccattacaagccctgggtaagttcaagtaTTGTTCCTACGACacccttacagtattcctttaacttttgTACATGACATCAGTTTGTATTGCTGGGGTTTCACAGGAGGACAAGTGAAGCCTTACTATGAATCATAGGCAACTTCCATGTGAGTTGTGTACCACCCATGTGAACTGTTTCCATTACGTATGTTCAGTTAATTTCAAATTTATGGGATTTAACTATTCATAATCGCTGTACTACACAGTTAGTATAGCACCCAAAAATTACCAAGCTGTGGGAAAGTTATGTGTGTTGTCTGTAATTGAAAGTCTACTACTTACATTTTATGAAGTTTGTAAAAACAAAGACACAATTGCATGCAATCGGTAATTATACTATAGAATCGTAATTGCAATGCCATATCAATTGTAGTGAGTGTCAATGTTTTTGCTGCCTAAATTTTGATCTTTCATGTAAAATGTCATTCAGACTACTGTACCATTTTCCTTTTCATGTTTACACAGTTGTCTATGTTTTTTGTACTTTTCTACGTACATAACGACAACAGTTGAATAAAAAAACCTATCAACACTATATTTACGTATAATTTTTGTGTAGGCTACTGTACAAATCAGCATGATATACATATACTGAGAAAAGTAAAAAGTGCAATATATTGTGGTGTATGTTTACATTGTTACCAAAAGTTGTATGTTAAAGTAGATGGTAACCACACGTTAGAATACATGACAACCCAATTAGAGGATACCCTTTCCTTTACCTCTccccttttttttccttgttcAAGTACTTGCTCCTCCACTGGGAGTATTTGAAAAAATTTAGTATCCTAATAATTTTAGTGCAGAACAAAGCTTCCAAAGTCTTAAGGGAACCCTAGTGTTTATCAAGAAGGCCGTCCCTGGACTGTTAAAGCGTAAATACGCTTACTTGTGTGCAGTATAGAGCCGTACGTGTTGAAGAGGACATGCCTTATGAACACTTAAAAATACCCTGTGGGGGGTGTGGGGGGATGTAAACGGTGTTGAGCAGGAACAGGATATAGAGTACAAAGAGATAAGACAAAATGCTCTAGTCTATACAAACCAGAGCCTTCCATCTTACTATGTAAGGATTACATACCATTTGTTAGAAATGCGGTTCCAATTCACTGTAATTCATAACTGACACCAAACAAACGTTGTCTGTATGTCGTTAAACCTAGTAAAAGAAATAGCTAAACTTGAACATATAAACGCTCATGAACATCATGAAGATCATGAAAAGTAATTAAGTGCAATTAAAAGTAATATTAAATACAAATATTCTTACTTAACGACCATTGTAAGAGATCTTACGTTAACACGTAATAGCTCACCATTACACAAACTTACAATGTATACCACATTCAAGGTGATGCTAACGTTTCCTATAGTTAGTGCAATATTGGCCACACTGTGTGAATTATCGAATCACGCAACATGTGGCTTCCTTCTAACTGTTTCCAATATCCTTATGTGTAACAACAAACATAAGTGCAGTTGTGAaactgtaaagtgcaccgaaaaAGAACATATCTATTACATGGTATTAACAGTACCATAACTGTAGTAAGATTAAACAAAGGATACTGACCCAGGCAAATGACATTCTAGTGAAGCAGAGATGATGTGAACACAagttgttatacatacctggtgcttcctccaaccccatatgCGCTAATTGTTCACACGCCGTAAGCATGCACAAGAACCGACTATACGTCAGTGAGAAAATTAGAGACTTGACTTGCAATATATATGCTGACTGTACGGATCTTTTCAACCATGGCTTATGAGGTAGGAAAATAGTGCACCACTACTACGGTACACTGGTTTCAACTCACACAATAGTGGGTAGTTGGTACTGGTACATACGGTCAGCGTTGGATGGCGGCATGTGATCTACCAGCGCGTGTAggactggaggaaggcccaggtatgtataatatctTTTGATGacatcatctctggttctctttacaaACATGTAATGCTATATATGTACTATAAAATAAACCAAACAGAGCATTACACCACACAAGGCGGTCTAATTGGTGAGTATTACAACATCAACTGTACTTTACCAAGTACCTAAACACACAGAATACTTTGGTTGTACCCATTGTTAACTTACATTTCAATCAATTACTTTCATCATGGACATTGTTCAAGACAATTTCTTGTCCTTCTGCAACAGGGCATGTCGTAAAGCAAGAAACAAAGGTTTTCAACACTTCTTTCATTTCTGCCATGAAAATAAGTAATTGgttgttttgcaattgcaacgCTACCAAAAACTGATTTAAATTCTCATTCAGAGTCTTAAACTGCTGAGTGAGGTTATCCAATCTTTCCATCATGGATTCTCGATGCAGTTGTTGTGCATTGTGAAATTTTTGTGACTGCTCTTTGTCGAACAGAAATTGTTCCTTGTCCGCATTACGTGCACGACAAATTGAACGAGGCTGTTTAGCAGAAGTAGTGGCCCGGGTTCCACGTGGCGTGTTTTGCACTTCTCTTTGTTGTGGACGTCCCACAGCAACATTTGTGGACCTAATCTCACCTTGAGGTTGTGTACATTGTGATTGAAGCACCTGAGAGTTGTCCATATCTTCTAAGCTCAATACCTCATCATTAGGACTTTGATTTTCATCATTCTGTGTCAAAAGCATGTCTTGGTCATTGTCGATGTTGTCAGAGAAAAGCATTAAAGTTTCCTGGGGTTGCTTTTTGGATTGCTCCTCTGTTCCTGTGCAAATAAATACAGTAGTTCACAACATTTACATGCATAAATCCCGACCATCCACTAACACCAGTTGTAATGTGAGTACATCTGTTATTTACtacatctgtgtgcagtgtaagcCCTTGTGCACATGCCCTGTTTCTTCAACTGTACAGCACTCACCCAGAACTTAACTCCAAAAGGTAATAGGCGGTCCGGGTACATCAACCTTCCTAATGAGGCGGATGTAGCCGGTTTTTAGGGAGACCCAAAGTGGCATGTCCAATGCTGCAATAGACATGTGAAACTTCATTGCCGAGCACCCAAGTAAATATCTATGCTAGATGTGTCTTTTGTTTATCTCTTACTGAgtgaaatgtgtgttttttaggtGGCtgccttagtcctgactcagcccGAGAGTACAGTGTGACCATCTACTTTATCATTGCTGCACTTCTAATAATATGCAGACTGCTGGGAACCATAAGGATTGCAATTAACAAGACATAACTTCCAAGCTATAGTACACCctcttctctcacacacacacacaacgttcgaggggaaaaaaattcaccAAATGCAGGAATGGGGGGCTCACACACTCCCCCGTCACTCCCCTGCTCAACAAATGCTTCCATGCAATACGCCTATCAGAATATCTGTTGTACACACACTTAAAGTACACATAAAAAAACTGCACTTTGATAATGTCAATGTATTGTGGCTTGCTAGCCCTGTAACAAAATTGTGTAGTAGGTGTACAACAAACTCGATCAAATCTTACTTGAGCAAAAGCTGCCGATTGGTCCATGATACTCCGCCCGTCCCTCTGACCATCGAGTGTATGAGTTTACTAGGCAGATTACATAGCCTAGAATACCGGCCATGTGAGTGTGTTttgttttattatgtatttaggtTTTGAAAAAGTGTGCAGCAGGGCTATCAAGCCACATGCAATAGAGACATTTGTACATATGAGCAGTGGTGTTTAGGCTTAATTGTAGTGTGTACATCAGATACTTCAGTGATACTCCCATTGCAATTAACCATTTGTTAATCAGGGTACTGAGTGTGTAGTGTATGAGCCCCCATTTCTGCAGGTGGTCTGCTTTTTATACTGACACAGTGTGTGCAAGAGAACATTTAGTATTGTTGCAAGTTTGCAGATTTGCTATGCTTATGGTTGATATAAATATGATTATTGTAAGAAGTGCGGCAGTGAAAAAGAATCTGTACAAGAGGGAGGTTTTCTCTGAGGTTTAAAAAAGAAATCATAAACTTTAACTACACATTATCACAACTTACGGTGGTGAGCACAGTGTACACAGTGCATTGTTGTTAATAAACGGTGTACTTACTTGAATGTTCCAACACCCATATAGAATGTCAGTCAAAATCAGCTGGGCCACGAAGTTTGAACACTACATTTTTTGTTGCAAAACTGTCCCCTTAGTAGTGGTCAAGTCCAATAAAACACTAAAAAAACTTGTAAAACGTGTACCCTCCTCCcatggcttccccccccccccccccacaaaaattaAGCACTTATAATATCAAAAACAGTATTTCAGCCTGTCTGAGCAGTGACTAATGTACACATCAGTGCTGATCCTACCGTATTTGGTTTACAGATGATATTGGTTCTAGAAATCCATTACACAATTCTTACCTTCTTCTGTTTCGAACATATCATCCCCTTCTTCTATTCCGGCTATGGAATCATTGTCAAGATATGGTCTCAGCAGTTTCTCATAATCCTTAAAGTACACCGATGCTCCACAATTTCCTGTTttcttcctaaaaaaaaaaaattaaattggaaACGTgattaaaaaatgtaattaattgtgAATATCACGTTAGATACTACCACTGCTCATGAGCGTACACCAATACAAACATAGGTATTTAGCTTCAGGCCTTCCACATACCCTGCTGAGTAATTAACTAAAAATTACTatgattacaaatggttgcaatTCTAATTGATACCATTTGTTATGACTATGCAATAGCCGCAATCCTCCTCTGCACGCATCTATAAGAAGCTGACTCGCTACAGTTCAAGCACTCTGAGCTAGTAACTGTAGTTGCAATGCGCTGTTTACATATCTCTGTAGGAGAGGTAACTTCTCCAGCATAACTAGCTCAGATGAAGCCAGGGACGGCAGCCAGTTCTTGTAGatggaggcagcggaggacagaacATTGGAAGCAATCCATTAGTATGTGGCTGGATGAAGTCCCTGGTATGTCGAAAAAAATGTTACTTTTCGAAAATACTTCTTCTACTCTGGTCCCCTTTCTGGTAGGTAAGGATATGGCATGTGTTGTAAATGCATACTTACTTTTCTTTCACCTCCATTGTGATCTTCTTTCGGACGTCTCTTTTTATGTCCTGTAAACGTTTCCTGACAGTACGCCAATCTCTTTTGAACTCTCCAACAGAATTAACGGCATCAGTAATTTCTTGCCATTTCAATTGCTTCCAATAGTTATCTGTACTTGGTAAAAGATGACCTTGCAGTCTATCATAGTGAGGAATTAAATGCTCTATTAAAGCTAAGTTTTCATTGAAAGTGAAGCGTGCATTTCTTTCCTGCGTTTCCCTTGCGTTGTCATTAGCAGTCATTTGTTCTTCTGCACCGTCACTCATGTATTCTTGGTGTgggtcttgatttttttttttctttctcttgctTTGCTCCATATTTTGTCTCTTTGCCTTGCGTTTCAAAATCTGACTTGTAGATTCTTTAGATTTTGCAACAGGTTCAATTTGAGTTCCACCATATCTTTTACTATCAAACTCTTCCGACCCATAAAATTGATGATCAGACTCTTGATTCAACCCCTGTcgtaccaaaaaaataaaaaataaaaattagtatGCTAAGCTGACAATTCAGTATTAATAAAAGGTCTATTGAGCTTTGGGGCTGAAGCAACTTCTGTCAATGATGAACAGCTGTGTACAAGTGTTCTGCCCGGGTGCATAGTAGTATAGacttttatacattttttccaCAATCATCAGTAGGTGTACATTTTTTAGGTTTGGGAAAATTTGTTTGACCATTTGCGCACATGAGCAGCTGGAACATTACATTTCAGTTTCAAGGTTACATGGGATGAGCTTTGTTGTTATCAGTTATTGAAAGCGTTAAGAACAATACTAATATTTATGAATTAACAACTATTTGCTCCATAGCAGTGCAACAATATGTTCATTGATAGAAATAgattctatatctatctatctatctatctatctatctatctatctatctatctatcgatcgatagatagatagatagatatatatatacacacacatacacataaatgATTACACCCTCTATAAAAAGTACAAATTTAATAAGATGCTCAATTTTGTTATTAACGCTCTCACTACCTGTGTTACACACAAGGATTACCATATGAAAGTACATTTCACATAGTaagtttttttattacattaactACCGGCAGATAAAAGCATTTCACATCTGCagcgggcgggtggcgctgcggttctgaacgCACGTAAACTGTACATGCAATTCACCAGGCGACCTTACAGCAATCTGATGCCCTGCCATCCCCTATGATGGCAGAACACTGTGAGCGAGGCTATAGCCATTTTCGATTTTATCCATAGCAGCGTGACCAAAACAACCATTTCCAACAATAACGACAAAGCGGCATGAACAGCAGTAGGGGCCATTTTAAGCAGCGATGCATCGGGAATAAATGGTTTACTGTCTCAGCACCCTCTGGTTATTAAGAGGCCAGAGGGTGCAGGTACAGAAGGGGTTAATCGATTTTACCTGTGTACTGCGGTTGGCCATATTTTTCCCAACTTTCTGCCTTTCATGTTCTCCATCTCCATGATGTTTATATTGGCCGGACGTTCCAGGTCGTTCTTCCCTTGCAGTTTTTTTGTGTATCTCCTACAATAACACATTTGTTCAGTTTATTAGTTGCGTTAAttttacctatatatatatatgtttatgtactTATACATGTGTGTCTGTGAGTATAtgttgacgtgtgtgtgtgtgtgtgtctgtgagtatATGTtgacgtatgtgtgtgtgtgtgtctgtgagtatatgttgacgtgtgtgtgtgtgtgtgtctgtgagtatatgttggtgtgtgtgtgtgtgtgtgtgtgtgtgtgtgtgtgtgtgtgtgtgtgtgtgtgtgtgtgttcctgcaAACAGCATAGAACATAAAGTGCAAGGTGAATTACTGTTAATTAGCACGGAACATTTTCATACATTAATCTATGTCAGCGCACAGGCCACACAAATACACTACATCACTCTTACctagcagggctatggagtcgggacaaaaaaaaatctttcgaTTCCAAATTCGACTCTTCAATTTCTCAAACCACAAGTTCAACACCAACTTAAAAAGCAATGGCAGTGACCATGGTCATGGCAACAGATGCCTTTTGCAAACTAATGACTCAAACGTTTTGTGCCGCTAACAAACATGTCATGCCATTTTTTACACTACTAAGTTACAGAAAAATGTTGTGTTTTGAATGCTGGCTATGTAGCAGCCTAAATTGAGCAATGAAAAGGATGGTTAAAGCACTAAACTTGTATTAGGCTCTTAATTCACAAGCAATATCTTGAGCATCATAGACAAATAGGAGGGTATCTTGTATCAACCTGCACTCCCCCTAATATGAAAGTATTCACCGGCTCAGCTCCAGTGATATTCACCTACACCAAGTGCTtgcagagcagaggctgctggaggagtggaggaggagtcCGTAGAGGAGGAGTTATCGCACAGCTGAAAACTCTGATCACACATGGTATAGGTGAGTACCACTGGAGTACAAGTGCCATGCTGTGCTTGCCTAAGGTGGCCAATACCCCTTTCGCTCTTACAGTCCCGTGTACCCAGCTGATCCGGTGAATACTTTCATATTAGAGGGATTACAGGTTAATACAAAATTACCTCTTATTATGCCTATGATGCTCAAGAGATCGCTTATAAATTGAGAGACTAATACACGGTTATTGCTTTACCCATCCTTTTCATCTCTCAATTTAGGCTGTACACAGAAAGAAGAGAGCGCTCCACGTGATGAACTGGTGTTCGTGTATCTATTTGTCTACTATTTTGATATTTCGACTGAACGCAAAAAAAATGTTGTATTGATATTTAGTTATGTAGCAGATCCTTGTTTTCCCAGCAGCAGAAATCACAACAACATTGATTCCAAAGAGAATGTAGGCATAAGTAAATAACACTTGGCAGCTATTTACTGCATACACACCACAACTGGTAACAGAAAATTGGGGATCAACACTCCCACCTTTGTAACAGGAGGTCTGTGCGAAGGCTCTTCATGACCTTGGACTGCAACCCTCATTTCTTTAGAAAAAACCTATGAAGAAAATACAATTACATTACAACAACATTCTACTACTTTTTACAcaacacaaaattattacatGAACACGTACTTCGTTTAGTATATTTGTACTCTTGCATGATGAATGGCTCTTCTagctcaggggtccccaaccttttccggcccggggaccacttactgaccaaatagtgcccagcatggctagtatagtgcccccgcaaccgccgcttctgttaccttaGGAGcgggcgggcggccgcttccggattccacCATGCGCGCTCTCCTTCATGaagtactatctcctcctataacagcagcgcgtcttgcgtctgctgtaaggagggaaggatatgcatcgccgctaccatgggaaccgctgccccgcctccttccctccttacagcagacgcaagacgcgctgctgttataggaggagatagtacttCATGAAGGAGAGCGCGCATGgtggaatccggaagcggccgcccgctcataaagtaacagaagcggcggccgcgggggggaggggcaagatgacagacccgccgcggcccggCTGGACACTGccgacggaccggcagtgggccgcggaccggtggttggggacccctgttctagCTAACTACCAATTTACTCAACTTACCTTTCGCGCCTTCACTAGCAAACACCAGTGAAGTTTGTGATGTCtttaaaataacaaaattaaATATACCTGAAATACAAAAAGTTCACTTACTACACAGTATTTCTCATATGCAATTCCCATACCTTCGCTACTGATGTGCTTGCATGTTGTTCAACAGCCATTTTAGACATATGCTGACTCGCTGTAATTTGAGTAGCATCATCCTGTAAGTGcaacatgcaaaaaaaatttaCTTAACATGAAGGCTTAGCATATCAATATTTACAACTGCATTACAAACCATACGTACTTCCGACACTTCGTCACTATCATATATGTTTGATGCATGGATGGGGCTACCCACCTGAAAGACAATAGTGATATGCACATAAGTGAAATCAGTACACTTGTCATGATCTGTTCACTCCCTTGCCCGTCCCTATTCAACATCTCCCTTTTTCTGTGTGTCCATCCCCCCTACCCTTCTCTATCCAGCGCCGGTACAGTCATGCACTGCTACTCATTTCAACCCCAAATGCTTCACAAGTGAAATGATCCAAGATTTGGATGAAAGATCCAGATATTTTCAAAGATTCTATTAGTATCATCCaattcattgaaaagatctgaactTCCCATCGTTACTGTAATATAATACCACATATTACATTTACTATACAGACCAGTAAAGATAATATTATTGCAAATGATGGGTAGGTAGTGTCACAGAAAAGATATTCTGATACACATTATGAATTCTACTCTTCCCAATTTACCTGTGCATTCCCACATTTATTATAGGTAGTGTCCAAGTAAGTATATTATAGTGCGTCATTACAGGTATAGCCAATGTAGGTAATGTCCCAGTAATAGTACCATAGGTAGAGCCCCAGTCATTATACATAGTGGGCCAATAGAAGTATATATGAGCCAttacatgtgtgtatgtgtatgtgtatgtgtatgtgtatatatatatacacacacacacacacacacacacacacacacacacacacacacacacacacacagacacacacacacagacacacacacacagacacacacacacagacacacacacacagacacacacacacagacacacacacacagacacacacacacagacacacacacacacacacatacaaaacacacacacacacatatacatacatacatacatacatacatacatacatgttagcaatatattattattattatatcatataaatataaatgcctcaatattgttacgccagtgaaggTATCTATTGCCCAAGGCTTTCAAGTAGACAGGTAAACATGGTGCCACTTACAGATAATGGGCCACTATGGTTAGTTAGTGCACAGCTGCCCCCTCCCTAAGGTGGCCACTTGtagaaccccaaaaaggaggacatcacaccctgaaaaggagAACATCGTACTGAGCTTGCAAAAAGAGGATG
Coding sequences within it:
- the LOC137527371 gene encoding myb-related transcription factor, partner of profilin-like; its protein translation is MSGGTRRHVLELFQSCVGSPIHASNIYDSDEVSEDDATQITASQHMSKMAVEQHASTSVAKVFSKEMRVAVQGHEEPSHRPPVTKEIHKKTAREERPGTSGQYKHHGDGEHERQKVGKNMANRSTQGLNQESDHQFYGSEEFDSKRYGGTQIEPVAKSKESTSQILKRKAKRQNMEQSKRKKKKNQDPHQEYMSDGAEEQMTANDNARETQERNARFTFNENLALIEHLIPHYDRLQGHLLPSTDNYWKQLKWQEITDAVNSVGEFKRDWRTVRKRLQDIKRDVRKKITMEVKEKKKTGNCGASVYFKDYEKLLRPYLDNDSIAGIEEGDDMFETEEGTEEQSKKQPQETLMLFSDNIDNDQDMLLTQNDENQSPNDEVLSLEDMDNSQVLQSQCTQPQGEIRSTNVAVGRPQQREVQNTPRGTRATTSAKQPRSICRARNADKEQFLFDKEQSQKFHNAQQLHRESMMERLDNLTQQFKTLNENLNQFLVALQLQNNQLLIFMAEMKEVLKTFVSCFTTCPVAEGQEIVLNNVHDESN